One genomic region from Blattabacterium cuenoti encodes:
- a CDS encoding putative porin: protein MKIFIFYCFLFLFSYSMEAIEKKIMNLNTDSTNLEIEKNHADFYLPTYQDYRFWTEENNLKKTLLNIESFSIEKYYSHNFFKHDNFGFFYNQGNGNNLLIPNRNNLTQRNLYHSQKMLFFKDPFFYREKIQYFDVQTPLSEIFYESDFFQKRGLGGFFSQSPNEKINYSIEYRSLNLKNNLDFDQNQDLLLTTFSYQDEQDEDDYKLWGHYIYQKFFIKEREKVIKWNNIKNYKNVFFDQKKFIHNRFYINFIQKIFPEKNKLFFLKTYMEYEKYSKNHFFSEQKNKINHFDLKNGLFLMFKKNKFEIEVGSIFDKIHYQLFLLNEYNNRITPKNKYINNFSIETQINYPINNIFKFHSHSKWTYNNSKKTYFQMNMKFNTFLFSKFDFSSQLYISENKDVSPDFIHLSILKENEDCYNNQRNNMLFFDKEKTIDFSLFYKKNFHVSFYISRLNHSFLDEKKEMEKFLYRKYVQSYGLKIKTTQDIWKFQFHNLLLYQKYNSDPLIFSIPNFLSRSTISYQDNYFNKALSIKTGISVHYFSDFYYQKIYYPFDIHLFPSEKECYPNKIGVNPFIDYFLNLKIYRTIFYISIQNIGFHSIYRSLNKKELFIRTGFSWTLFT from the coding sequence ATGAAAATATTCATTTTTTATTGTTTTCTTTTTCTATTTTCTTATTCTATGGAAGCGATAGAAAAAAAAATAATGAATCTGAACACAGATTCTACTAATCTAGAGATAGAAAAAAATCATGCAGATTTTTATCTTCCTACTTATCAGGATTACAGATTTTGGACAGAGGAAAATAATTTAAAAAAAACTTTATTAAACATAGAATCTTTTTCTATTGAAAAATATTATTCTCATAATTTTTTTAAACATGATAATTTTGGATTTTTTTATAATCAAGGAAATGGAAATAATTTATTGATTCCTAATAGGAATAATCTTACACAGAGAAACTTATATCATTCTCAAAAAATGCTTTTTTTCAAGGATCCTTTTTTTTATCGTGAAAAAATTCAATATTTTGATGTTCAAACTCCTCTTTCAGAAATTTTTTATGAAAGTGATTTTTTTCAAAAAAGAGGATTGGGTGGTTTTTTTTCTCAAAGTCCAAATGAAAAAATCAATTATTCTATTGAATATAGGAGTCTTAATTTGAAGAATAATCTTGATTTTGATCAAAATCAAGATTTATTACTAACTACTTTTAGTTATCAGGATGAGCAAGATGAAGATGATTATAAATTATGGGGACATTATATTTACCAAAAATTTTTTATCAAAGAAAGAGAAAAAGTCATCAAATGGAATAATATTAAGAATTATAAAAATGTTTTTTTTGATCAAAAAAAATTTATTCATAACAGATTTTACATAAATTTTATTCAAAAAATTTTTCCTGAAAAAAATAAATTGTTTTTTTTAAAAACTTATATGGAATATGAAAAATATTCTAAAAATCATTTTTTTTCTGAACAAAAAAATAAAATCAATCATTTTGATTTGAAAAATGGTTTATTCTTAATGTTTAAAAAAAATAAATTTGAAATAGAGGTAGGATCTATTTTCGATAAAATCCATTATCAATTGTTTTTACTCAATGAGTATAACAATAGAATAACTCCTAAAAATAAGTATATAAACAATTTTTCTATAGAAACTCAAATAAATTATCCTATTAATAATATTTTCAAATTTCATTCACACAGTAAATGGACATATAATAATTCGAAAAAAACATATTTTCAAATGAATATGAAATTCAATACATTTTTGTTTTCAAAATTTGATTTTTCAAGTCAATTGTATATTTCTGAAAATAAAGATGTTTCTCCTGATTTTATTCATCTTTCTATTCTAAAAGAAAATGAAGATTGTTATAATAATCAACGAAATAATATGCTTTTTTTTGATAAAGAAAAAACAATAGATTTTTCTTTGTTTTATAAAAAAAATTTTCATGTTTCTTTTTATATTTCTAGATTAAATCATTCTTTTTTAGACGAAAAAAAAGAAATGGAAAAATTTTTATATCGTAAGTATGTCCAATCATACGGATTAAAAATAAAAACAACACAAGACATATGGAAATTTCAATTTCATAATCTTTTATTGTATCAAAAATATAACTCTGATCCATTAATTTTTTCCATTCCCAATTTCTTATCAAGAAGTACTATATCTTATCAAGATAATTATTTTAATAAGGCTTTATCAATAAAAACGGGAATTTCTGTTCATTATTTCAGCGATTTTTATTATCAAAAAATTTATTATCCTTTTGATATTCATCTTTTTCCTTCGGAAAAAGAATGTTATCCAAATAAAATTGGAGTAAATCCTTTTATAGATTATTTTTTAAATTTGAAAATATATAGAACCATATTTTATATTAGTATTCAAAACATAGGATTTCATTCCATTTATAGATCTCTTAACAAAAAAGAATTATTTATTAGAACTGGTTTTTCATGGACTCTTTTTACTTGA
- a CDS encoding glycoside hydrolase family 73 protein, translated as MKKFFYFVLFFLMSLFSSFSKETEIERVIEYIKKYAVFAVEEMEKFGIPASIKLGQGILESSSGNSLLSKATNNHFGIKCGKRWMGDTYYHNDDLPKECFRKYNSVRESFQDHSKFLQQPRYYKLFLLKKNDYQSWAEELKQAGYATSLNYADLLIDQIEKYQLWQFDEENSCGIEKRINFYLTSIMQKNKKNDSFFKKKIHLVYKIFLLIKKKLNCTKKK; from the coding sequence ATGAAAAAATTTTTTTATTTTGTATTATTCTTTTTGATGTCTTTATTTTCGTCTTTCTCAAAAGAAACAGAAATAGAAAGAGTCATTGAATACATTAAAAAATATGCTGTTTTTGCTGTTGAAGAAATGGAAAAATTTGGAATACCAGCTAGTATTAAATTGGGACAAGGAATTTTAGAATCTTCTAGTGGAAATAGCCTATTATCCAAAGCAACGAATAATCATTTTGGAATTAAATGTGGAAAAAGATGGATGGGAGATACTTATTACCATAATGATGATCTTCCAAAAGAATGTTTTCGGAAATATAATTCTGTACGAGAATCTTTTCAGGATCACTCTAAATTTTTGCAACAACCACGTTATTATAAATTATTTCTTTTAAAAAAAAATGATTATCAATCTTGGGCAGAGGAACTGAAACAAGCAGGTTATGCTACGTCATTAAATTATGCAGATTTGTTAATTGATCAGATAGAAAAATACCAGCTATGGCAGTTCGATGAAGAAAATTCTTGTGGAATAGAAAAAAGAATCAATTTTTATTTGACATCTATCATGCAAAAGAATAAAAAAAACGATTCTTTTTTCAAGAAAAAAATACATCTTGTCTATAAAATTTTTCTTTTGATTAAGAAAAAATTAAACTGTACAAAAAAAAAATAA
- the gcvH gene encoding glycine cleavage system protein GcvH, protein MNPNNLRYSKNHEWIGLEISKNKKAYVGITHFAQNELGDIVYLDVENSIIGKKIKEGDPFGTIEAVKTVSDLFMPVSGCILEINKKLLSQPELINKSSYNEGWIIQIEVLDIEEYNRLMSLEEYKKYIQET, encoded by the coding sequence ATGAACCCTAATAATTTGAGGTACAGTAAAAATCATGAATGGATAGGATTAGAAATCTCAAAAAACAAAAAAGCTTATGTAGGAATTACTCATTTTGCTCAAAATGAGTTGGGAGATATTGTTTATCTAGATGTAGAAAATTCAATAATAGGAAAAAAAATAAAAGAAGGAGATCCATTTGGAACAATAGAAGCGGTGAAAACTGTTTCAGATTTGTTTATGCCTGTTTCAGGTTGCATCCTTGAAATCAATAAAAAATTATTATCCCAACCAGAACTTATTAATAAAAGTTCTTATAACGAAGGATGGATTATACAAATAGAAGTCTTAGATATAGAAGAATATAATAGATTAATGTCTTTGGAAGAATACAAAAAATATATACAGGAAACCTAA
- a CDS encoding heavy metal translocating P-type ATPase yields MKKHDFFDFLDEKKIAEKIIDFNHNNITSVRFLIPSIHCSSCVFVLESLSKFHKNILESTVDFSNKQICITFNNVELKLSHLARLLDKMGYSPSINFESIEKRGTNTFDRKLIGKLAISFFCFGNIMLLAIPGYVGAYQDTWFLENRNFFRYLMLFLSLPVVIFSFSDHVKYAVLGLKKHVLNIDVPISIGLLVLFLWSCYEIFFDLGSGYFDSISSFSLFLLVSRMFQIYTHNSILSFDKNYKSFYPVLITKIHDNEKEEKILLSSLKKGDTILIRNEEIIPADSILMKGDAVLDNSFITGESYLINKKIGDRIYAGSKQKGEAIFLKVIKNVDHSYLSLLWNKNKFNHHKKLFYLNSISTRFSQYFTPTILMISIITGTYWYFNNDITKIFQTTFSVLIITCPCALVLSTPLIFGNIIRFFSKKSFYIKDIFTMERISAIKTLIFDKTGTITDPNKEKIFFIGKIKYEEKKIVASLLKNSSHPLSQRILSELSIKDFYSVKNFKEIIGQGLEGIIKNMPVKIGSKKYLGIETTINDKNQTTVFISINKRFIGYFLFRNYYRKGIKKIFQNLKGYKIIILSGDQNELEKKYLKSILPKSGKVLFNQNPEDKLNYVKKLQKKGEKIMMFGDGINDCAALNQSEVGVAVSENPTSFFPSCDAFMQSDCLNKIFLFLKISKISSKLVIVNFMISLFYNIVGIFFAVTGNLKPIIAAILMPLSSFSVIFFSIVSTWLISRRFIF; encoded by the coding sequence ATGAAGAAACATGATTTTTTTGATTTTCTTGATGAGAAAAAAATTGCAGAAAAAATAATTGATTTTAATCATAATAATATTACGAGTGTTCGTTTTTTAATACCTTCCATTCATTGTAGTTCTTGTGTTTTTGTTTTAGAAAGTTTATCTAAATTTCATAAAAACATTCTGGAATCTACTGTTGATTTTTCAAATAAACAAATTTGTATAACATTCAATAATGTTGAATTGAAATTAAGTCATTTAGCTAGACTTCTTGATAAGATGGGATATAGCCCTTCTATTAATTTTGAATCAATAGAAAAAAGGGGAACGAACACATTTGATAGAAAATTAATAGGAAAATTAGCTATTTCCTTTTTTTGTTTTGGAAATATTATGCTTTTGGCTATTCCAGGATATGTTGGGGCTTATCAAGATACATGGTTCTTGGAAAATAGGAACTTTTTTCGTTATTTAATGTTATTTTTATCTTTGCCGGTTGTAATATTTTCTTTTTCAGATCATGTTAAATATGCCGTTTTGGGATTAAAAAAACATGTTTTGAATATAGATGTTCCTATTTCTATTGGATTATTAGTTCTTTTTTTATGGAGTTGTTACGAAATTTTTTTTGATTTAGGTTCTGGATATTTTGATAGTATTTCTAGTTTTTCCTTATTTTTACTTGTGAGTAGAATGTTTCAAATTTATACTCATAATAGTATCCTTTCTTTTGACAAGAATTATAAGTCTTTTTATCCAGTTCTAATAACAAAAATACATGACAATGAAAAAGAAGAAAAAATTTTACTTTCTTCTTTAAAAAAAGGAGATACCATTCTAATTAGAAATGAAGAAATTATTCCTGCCGATTCCATCCTCATGAAAGGAGACGCTGTTTTAGATAACAGTTTTATTACAGGAGAATCCTATTTGATAAATAAAAAAATAGGAGATCGGATTTATGCTGGTTCTAAACAAAAAGGAGAAGCTATTTTTCTAAAAGTGATTAAAAATGTGGATCATAGTTATTTAAGTTTATTGTGGAATAAAAATAAATTTAATCATCATAAAAAATTATTTTACTTAAATTCAATATCCACTAGATTCAGTCAGTATTTTACTCCTACTATTTTGATGATTTCTATAATAACTGGAACATATTGGTACTTTAACAATGATATTACAAAGATATTTCAAACTACTTTTTCAGTTTTAATCATCACTTGTCCTTGTGCTTTGGTTCTTTCTACTCCATTGATATTCGGAAATATAATACGTTTTTTTTCTAAAAAGAGTTTTTATATCAAAGATATTTTCACAATGGAAAGAATTTCTGCAATAAAAACTTTAATTTTTGATAAGACAGGAACTATAACTGATCCAAATAAAGAAAAAATATTTTTTATAGGAAAAATAAAATATGAGGAAAAAAAGATTGTAGCTTCTTTATTAAAAAATTCTAGTCATCCTTTAAGTCAAAGGATTTTATCAGAATTATCTATAAAAGATTTTTATTCTGTAAAAAATTTTAAGGAAATCATAGGACAAGGATTAGAAGGAATTATAAAAAATATGCCGGTTAAAATTGGATCTAAAAAATATTTAGGAATTGAGACAACAATAAATGATAAAAATCAGACAACAGTTTTCATTTCTATAAATAAAAGATTTATAGGTTATTTCTTATTTAGAAATTATTATAGAAAAGGAATAAAGAAGATTTTTCAAAATTTGAAAGGATATAAAATAATTATTCTTTCTGGAGATCAGAATGAATTAGAAAAAAAATACTTGAAATCTATTTTGCCAAAGTCTGGTAAAGTTCTTTTCAATCAGAATCCAGAAGATAAACTAAATTATGTTAAGAAATTACAAAAAAAAGGAGAAAAAATAATGATGTTTGGAGATGGAATAAATGATTGTGCAGCATTAAATCAAAGTGAAGTAGGAGTTGCTGTGTCTGAAAATCCAACTAGTTTTTTTCCAAGTTGTGATGCTTTTATGCAATCTGATTGTTTGAATAAAATTTTTTTATTTTTGAAAATATCCAAAATATCTAGCAAATTAGTGATTGTCAATTTTATGATTAGCTTATTTTATAATATTGTAGGAATTTTTTTTGCTGTAACCGGTAATTTAAAGCCTATTATAGCAGCTATTCTAATGCCTTTAAGTTCTTTTTCTGTTATTTTTTTTTCTATTGTATCTACTTGGCTGATTTCACGCAGATTTATATTTTAA
- the ccoS gene encoding cbb3-type cytochrome oxidase assembly protein CcoS, translating to MDILIIMILSSISLGAFFLIFFLISLYSGQFDDYESPRIRILIDDIENK from the coding sequence ATGGACATATTAATTATTATGATATTATCTAGTATTTCTTTAGGAGCATTTTTTCTCATATTTTTTTTAATTAGTCTTTATTCTGGACAATTCGACGATTATGAATCTCCTAGAATTCGGATCTTAATCGATGATATTGAAAATAAATAA
- the ccoN gene encoding cytochrome-c oxidase, cbb3-type subunit I, with protein MKLINASYYYNNRIVKAFLYATMFWGLIGFLAGLFIALLLFFPEIPEFIFGNKLKDSQGIMGFGRWRMLHTSTAVFAFVGNIIFTGYYYALQRLLKTRVFSDILSWIHFWGWQIFIISTWITFLLGINTSKEYAEHEWPIDIGVFLIWIVYGINMIGTILKRRIKHLYVSIWFLLGTWVAVAMLHLFNNLELPISLLSFKSYSIYAGVQDALMQWWYGHNAVAFILTTPILGLMYYFVPKASNQPIFSYKLSIIHFWSLIFVYIWAGPHHLMYTSLPNWAQMLGTIFSIMLIAPSWGGMLNGLLTLRGDWNQVKKNPILKFFVVGITCYGMATFEGPMLATKTLNSIGHFTDWVIAHVHLGTLGWNGFMAFGVIYWLTQKIWNTKLYSISLANIHFWLGVLGIVLYIFPMYFGAILQSMMWKKFNPDGTLTYKNFLDSVLSIIPFYKIRFIGGMIYFLGFVLMIYNVFKTIQKGYSINNEEFKCDPFYGSIKEKDEKFHSWLERKPIQLTILSFIAVAIGGFIEIIPTLVIKSNVPTIHNVKPYKALELEGRDLFVREGCNACHSAQVRPFRDEVVRYGEYSKAGEFVYDHPFLWGSKRTGPDLAREGGKNPNSWHYHHMSNPRSTSPGSIMPRYPWLIYNKLDRSNTERKIKAMVKLGVPYTLEYIKNVNQDMDHQANKIVSDIYKEYPNLKIEINQQKKVEKEKFIPLEKREIIAIIAYLQRLGTDIKS; from the coding sequence ATGAAATTAATAAATGCATCATACTATTACAATAATCGTATTGTAAAAGCTTTTTTATACGCTACAATGTTTTGGGGGCTCATTGGATTTTTAGCTGGATTATTTATAGCCTTGTTGTTATTTTTTCCTGAAATTCCTGAATTTATTTTTGGAAATAAACTTAAGGATTCTCAAGGAATTATGGGATTTGGACGGTGGAGAATGTTACATACTAGTACTGCTGTTTTTGCTTTTGTTGGGAATATAATTTTTACAGGATATTATTATGCTTTACAACGTTTGTTAAAGACTAGAGTTTTTAGTGATATTCTTAGTTGGATTCATTTTTGGGGATGGCAAATATTTATTATTTCTACTTGGATTACTTTTTTGTTAGGAATAAACACTAGCAAAGAATATGCTGAGCATGAGTGGCCTATAGATATAGGAGTTTTTTTGATTTGGATTGTTTATGGAATTAATATGATAGGAACTATTTTGAAAAGAAGAATCAAACATTTATATGTTAGTATTTGGTTCTTGTTAGGGACATGGGTTGCTGTAGCTATGTTACATTTATTTAATAATCTTGAGTTACCTATATCTCTTTTATCTTTTAAAAGTTATTCTATATATGCTGGAGTACAAGACGCTTTAATGCAATGGTGGTATGGCCATAATGCTGTTGCATTTATTTTGACTACCCCTATATTGGGATTGATGTATTATTTTGTTCCGAAAGCATCCAATCAACCTATTTTTTCTTATAAACTTTCTATTATCCATTTTTGGTCCTTAATATTTGTATATATATGGGCAGGGCCTCATCATTTGATGTATACATCGCTTCCTAATTGGGCTCAAATGTTAGGGACTATTTTTTCAATCATGTTAATTGCTCCTTCTTGGGGTGGAATGTTAAATGGATTACTGACATTAAGAGGAGATTGGAATCAAGTAAAAAAAAATCCTATTTTAAAATTTTTTGTAGTGGGAATTACTTGTTATGGGATGGCTACCTTTGAAGGACCTATGCTTGCTACTAAAACTTTGAATTCCATTGGACATTTCACAGATTGGGTTATAGCTCATGTTCATTTAGGAACTTTAGGATGGAACGGATTTATGGCTTTTGGAGTCATATACTGGTTGACACAAAAAATATGGAATACTAAATTATATTCTATATCATTGGCTAATATTCATTTTTGGTTAGGTGTTTTAGGAATTGTATTGTATATTTTTCCTATGTATTTCGGAGCTATATTACAATCTATGATGTGGAAGAAATTTAATCCTGATGGGACTTTAACTTATAAAAATTTTTTAGATTCAGTATTGTCCATTATTCCATTTTATAAAATTAGATTTATAGGTGGAATGATTTACTTTTTAGGTTTTGTTTTAATGATTTATAATGTTTTTAAAACAATCCAAAAAGGTTATTCTATCAATAATGAAGAATTCAAATGCGATCCATTTTATGGAAGTATAAAAGAGAAAGATGAAAAATTTCATAGTTGGTTAGAAAGAAAGCCAATACAATTAACGATTCTTTCTTTTATAGCAGTAGCCATTGGAGGATTCATAGAAATAATTCCTACTTTAGTGATTAAATCGAACGTTCCTACTATTCATAATGTTAAACCTTATAAAGCTCTTGAATTAGAAGGTAGAGATTTATTTGTTAGAGAAGGGTGCAATGCTTGTCATAGTGCTCAAGTACGTCCATTTAGAGATGAGGTAGTTCGTTATGGAGAATATTCTAAAGCCGGAGAATTTGTATATGATCATCCATTTCTTTGGGGTTCTAAACGAACAGGACCAGATTTGGCTAGAGAAGGAGGAAAAAATCCTAATTCTTGGCATTATCATCATATGTCTAATCCTAGATCGACTTCACCTGGATCCATTATGCCAAGATATCCTTGGCTAATTTATAATAAGTTGGACAGATCTAATACAGAAAGAAAAATAAAAGCAATGGTTAAATTAGGAGTTCCATACACTTTGGAATATATAAAGAATGTGAATCAAGATATGGATCATCAAGCAAATAAAATTGTGTCTGATATTTATAAGGAGTATCCCAATTTAAAAATTGAAATTAATCAACAAAAAAAAGTAGAAAAAGAAAAATTTATTCCTTTAGAGAAAAGAGAAATTATAGCTATTATTGCTTATTTACAGCGACTAGGCACAGATATTAAATCTTAA
- a CDS encoding cbb3-type cytochrome c oxidase N-terminal domain-containing protein — MRSRVPSFIMIPSFLSVIIFMFYVFLRSYNHISYLVHPITVFFLIVTMVLLWILESINNLIFRKKLQFLAEEEKRKIFEENEGNYFYRLYKFIFHDPKKMNAGVQKIDHGFDGIIELDNRLPMWWVHLFYLTIVFSAIYFFSYFLMDFSNPYKEYEIAYKNQLKEIEIFEKNTPQVTIENACFKDNLINSGKTLFDENCATCHQSDGSGSIGPNLTDNYWINTIEKDLFKNIFFIIWNGSDRNPTMRAFGKSGEIKGNDIEKISSYVYFINQKSKKPLISKAPQGKKITEWRKI; from the coding sequence ATGAGATCTAGAGTTCCTTCTTTTATTATGATTCCTTCTTTTTTATCTGTCATAATATTTATGTTTTATGTATTTCTTAGAAGCTATAATCATATATCTTATTTAGTACATCCTATTACTGTCTTTTTTTTGATTGTAACCATGGTATTATTATGGATTTTAGAATCTATTAATAATTTGATTTTTAGAAAAAAATTACAGTTTCTTGCAGAAGAAGAAAAGAGAAAAATTTTTGAGGAAAACGAAGGAAATTATTTCTATAGACTTTATAAATTTATATTTCATGATCCTAAAAAAATGAATGCTGGAGTTCAAAAAATAGATCATGGATTTGATGGAATTATAGAGTTAGATAATCGGTTACCAATGTGGTGGGTGCATCTTTTTTATTTGACAATTGTTTTTTCCGCAATTTATTTTTTTTCTTATTTTCTAATGGATTTTTCTAATCCTTATAAGGAATATGAGATAGCTTACAAAAATCAGTTGAAAGAAATAGAAATTTTTGAAAAAAATACTCCGCAAGTGACTATAGAAAATGCTTGTTTTAAGGATAATTTAATTAATAGTGGGAAAACCCTTTTTGATGAAAATTGTGCAACTTGTCATCAATCGGATGGAAGTGGAAGTATAGGTCCTAATTTAACAGATAATTATTGGATTAATACAATAGAAAAAGATTTATTTAAAAATATCTTTTTTATCATATGGAATGGAAGCGATAGGAATCCAACTATGCGTGCTTTTGGAAAATCAGGAGAAATTAAAGGAAATGATATTGAAAAAATATCCAGTTATGTTTATTTTATCAATCAAAAATCTAAAAAACCTTTAATATCTAAAGCTCCTCAAGGAAAAAAAATAACAGAATGGAGAAAAATATAA
- a CDS encoding FixH family protein: protein MKIKFNWEAGIVLSLVIFITFVIYIAFFFPHAGSQLVSDRYYEEEMKYQEIINEKKNVLELPKKIKVSILSSGIEILFPPMNDDFYGFFTLFRSSSKDLDLTRSFKILKSSKKILFIPKKFLKKGYYKLTIRWKSDKKYLFEKDIFWK from the coding sequence ATGAAAATAAAATTCAATTGGGAAGCCGGAATAGTGTTATCTTTAGTTATTTTTATAACCTTTGTTATTTATATTGCCTTCTTTTTTCCCCATGCAGGAAGCCAACTTGTATCAGACAGATATTATGAAGAAGAAATGAAATATCAAGAAATTATAAATGAAAAAAAAAATGTGTTAGAACTCCCCAAGAAAATAAAAGTTTCCATTTTATCTTCTGGAATTGAAATTCTATTTCCACCTATGAATGATGATTTTTATGGATTTTTTACTTTATTTAGATCATCTTCTAAAGATTTGGATCTTACGAGATCTTTCAAAATATTGAAATCTTCAAAAAAGATATTATTTATTCCTAAAAAATTTTTGAAAAAAGGATATTATAAACTTACAATTAGATGGAAATCAGACAAAAAATATCTTTTTGAAAAAGATATTTTTTGGAAATGA